In the genome of Triticum urartu cultivar G1812 chromosome 5, Tu2.1, whole genome shotgun sequence, one region contains:
- the LOC125507496 gene encoding pyrophosphate--fructose 6-phosphate 1-phosphotransferase subunit beta 1-like — MICSGRDKIETPEQFQQAEDIVNRLDLDGLVVIDGDDSNTNACLLGEYFRGRNLKTRIIGCPKTIDEDLKCKEVPTSFGFDTTCKVLGFCP, encoded by the exons ATGATCTGCAGTGGAAGGGACAAGATTGAAACACCAGAGCAG TTCCAGCAAGCTGAAGACATAGTCAACAGACTTGATTTGGATGGACTTGTTGTCATCGATGGTGATGATTCAAACACTAACGCATGCCTCCTTGGTGAATACTTCAG GGGAAGGAACTTGAAGACTCGCATTATTGGTTGCCCAAAGACTATTGATGAAGATCTGAAATGCAAGGAGGTCCCAACAAGCTTTGGATTTGACACTACTTGCAAGGTATTGGGTTTTTGCCCTTAG